Part of the Flagellimonas eckloniae genome, TTTCGTTTTCTTTCCATAGGTATTCTGCGCCTACTGACAGGCCATTGCTCCAAAACACAGTCCCCACTAACCCCACTTTAAATTCAGTTCTGTCCAAAAAAGATTCTGGGAGTTCGGTGTTTGTCGTTTTCTTTTTTGATTTGATTTGCCCGTAGCTAAAGACGGTGAATAGGAATAGACAAAGTAAGAGTAACCGTAATTTACGTCTCATATGTTTGATTGATGGAAGACAAAAATATCTTTACAAAAACCAATTACCGTTAAAGATTGTGTAATTAAAACTTAAGGAATAGATAAAAAACAGCTGAACTAATTACTCTTTCCATTGTTTGCATATATTTTACTTGGGAGTGGATACTTTATAATTCGACTGCGCTCAGCACGGGTACCACGTCAAATGTATCATAATTTATATTATGTAAAATAGAAATTATAAGAATCAATCATCCCCCATTTGTGATTCTATATTATGACATGATCAATACAGGAACATTTAGTTTTCGTATCACCTGTTTTGCATTACCACTTTGAAAACTTAATTCGCCTTTTGAAGTTTTGGGAATGCAAAGTAATTTTGTGTTCGTTCGATCCACATATGAGGCAATTGCATCCAATGCATGTGCTCCTTCTGAAAAAACGTAGGAAACGGTGTTTTCCAAATCTGTTTTTTCTTTGTGTTCCATTTGGGAATCCTTTATACTGAATATACGCACCGGTGCACTGCTTTGTCCCTTTAAATCATTGATTATTTCAAAATCACTTCCTTTTAGGTCATCGAATACCCCTAAGGAGATATCTTCAAATGAATGAAAATTATGCCCTTCATCCATTATCAACACATTAACCTTATCATTTATAGATTTGATGAATCTTGATTTTTTCTTTGAAAGTACTAGAATATCCGGTTTAGCATCAGCAACATACTCTTTCAACTTATTTTTTATATTTCCGT contains:
- a CDS encoding universal stress protein, which translates into the protein MKTKNNPSKYRLSVLMDLSNTSEAVLTNAVQLAKIINGTVEVFFVKTPVDVVKYDNQLSAMRAINEDRRDSKAKVTKIAEEVSESESYPISVQMTYGNIKNKLKEYVADAKPDILVLSKKKSRFIKSINDKVNVLIMDEGHNFHSFEDISLGVFDDLKGSDFEIINDLKGQSSAPVRIFSIKDSQMEHKEKTDLENTVSYVFSEGAHALDAIASYVDRTNTKLLCIPKTSKGELSFQSGNAKQVIRKLNVPVLIMS